Proteins encoded together in one Cicer arietinum cultivar CDC Frontier isolate Library 1 chromosome 4, Cicar.CDCFrontier_v2.0, whole genome shotgun sequence window:
- the LOC101502965 gene encoding uncharacterized protein has protein sequence MSTRNSRMNFGRGRGRVNSRIRGDWESEREYSGEFYNGPSQQFRGARSKYQSAIADNDLEYNNVGPDDSYVVNGRLGRKPLNDGSYIAPRRRSPGGGRDGIQMGHRNPRPVSPNSRCIGGDGSEIVGMRHSDKFMRGFPDDTLSSVYTRPQQFEGMDGRFSRGRGRNFSSMQRRGGISRMRSKSPIRSRSRSPGQWSSPRRRSPRRRSPEGFGGHQEMTHRRSPLYRVDRMRSPDRPVFSGERVVRRHGSPPFISRPSNDMRDIDSARDHGHPRSVISNRSPSGRILIRNNRRFDVVDPRDRADNDDEYFNGGGPMHSGRMLELNGEGNGEERRRFGERRGPVRSFRPPYNNNNNNGNNAGDNFHLNAEDGPRHYRFCSDNSDFHERSNNMRERDFDRRIKGRTGNGPPRRTRNMDDQEENFRHGGQQVWSDDSFDDISRVKRKRF, from the coding sequence ATGTCCACTAGAAACTCTAGAATGAATTTTGGGCGTGGTAGAGGTAGAGTTAATAGTCGAATTCGTGGTGACTGGGAATCTGAGCGTGAATATTCTGGTGAATTTTACAATGGTCCAAGTCAACAGTTCCGCGGCGCCAGGTCAAAATATCAATCTGCTATTGCTGATAATGATCTGGAGTATAATAATGTTGGACCTGATGACTCATATGTCGTCAATGGTCGGTTAGGTAGAAAGCCCTTGAATGATGGCTCATACATAGCACCAAGAAGAAGGTCACCAGGAGGAGGAAGAGATGGCATCCAAATGGGTCATAGAAATCCAAGACCCGTTAGTCCAAATAGTAGATGTATTGGAGGAGATGGTTCAGAGATAGTTGGCATGAGGCATAGCGATAAATTCATGAGAGGTTTCCCTGATGACACTCTAAGTTCTGTGTATACACGTCCCCAACAATTTGAGGGTATGGATGGTCGGTTTTCAAGAGGAAGGGGTAGGAATTTTTCTTCCATGCAGAGAAGGGGTGGTATTTCTCGAATGCGCTCAAAATCGCCAATCAGATCGAGGAGTCGCTCACCTGGTCAATGGTCATCTCCTAGAAGAAGGTCCCCTAGAAGAAGATCTCCAGAGGGTTTTGGTGGCCATCAAGAAATGACTCATAGAAGATCACCATTATACAGGGTTGACAGAATGAGATCCCCTGATCGACCTGTTTTCAGTGGGGAAAGAGTGGTGAGGAGGCATGGCTCACCTCCATTTATATCACGACCTTCTAATGATATGAGGGACATTGATTCTGCAAGGGACCATGGTCATCCAAGGTCTGTCATTTCTAATAGAAGTCCATCTGGTCGAATTTTAATCAGAAACAACAGAAGATTTGATGTTGTTGATCCCCGAGACCGTGCCGATAATGATGATGAGTACTTTAATGGTGGAGGGCCTATGCATTCTGGTAGGATGCTAGAGCTTAATGGTGAAGGAAATGGTGAGGAGAGAAGAAGGTTTGGTGAGAGACGAGGTCCTGTGCGTTCTTTCAGGCCTccttataacaataataataataatggtaaTAATGCAGGCGATAATTTTCATCTTAATGCTGAAGATGGACCTAGACATTATAGATTCTGTTCAGATAATTCAGATTTTCACGAGAGAAGCAACAACATGAGGGAAAGGGACTTTGATAGACGGATTAAGGGTAGGACTGGAAATGGGCCACCTAGAAGAACAAGAAATATGGATGATCAGGAAGAGAATTTCAGGCATGGTGGACAACAGGTTTGGAGTGATGACAGTTTTGATGATATTTCACGAGTGAAGAGGAaaagattttga